In the Heteronotia binoei isolate CCM8104 ecotype False Entrance Well chromosome 13, APGP_CSIRO_Hbin_v1, whole genome shotgun sequence genome, one interval contains:
- the LOC132581760 gene encoding keratin, type II cytoskeletal 6A-like isoform X2 codes for MSRQFSSKSGSGVRMSSGYTSSTTGIPGGAKGSFSSVSLSRSGRGNVGVGGFGSRSLYSLGGTKSISIGPGCAGVGFYGGSGGFGGSGFGGSGFGGGGFGSGGFGAGVGGYGAGGFGGGGYGGGMGMGSFVGGGRVGPIVPPGGIQPVTVNSNLLSPLNLEIDPEIQKVRVHEREQIKSLNNKFASFIDKVRFLEQQNKVLETKWNLLQQHGSTATKINIEPMFDVYINNLRRQLDSLLNDRGRLDGELRNVQDLVEDYRKKYEDEINKRTVAENDFVGIKKDVDGCFMNKVELQAKSDGLTDELNFLRALYEAELAQIQGQISDTNVVLQMDNNRDLNLNSIIADVKAQYEDIANRSRAEAEAWYQGKFQELQSTASTHGDDLKSTRNEIAELNRIIQRLKAEIENVKKQICNIQTAIADAEQRGELALKDARVKLTELQHALQCAKDELARLLRDYQELMNVKLALDVEIATYRTLLEGEECRMSGELSAPVSISVISSSSTVGGSGYGLGGGGGGRMSSGGLSLSGGGGGGGSGYGFGMGGGGGGSGAGIGSGVGSGITAGGGSGYSSGSSRSYGGGLSVGGGGSSSTKYVSTTSSSSRKAVR; via the exons ATGAGCAGGCAGTTCAGTTCTAAATCTGGGAGTGGGGTCAGGATGTCCAGTGGCTACACTTCCTCCACCACGGGCATTCCCGGTGGAGCTAAAGGAAGCTTCAGCTCAGTTTCATTGTCCCGAAGTGGGAGAGGAAACGTGGGGGTAGGTGGCTTTGGTAGCAGAAGCCTCTACAGCCTAGGCGGTACCAAGAGCATTTCCATTGGCCCTGGTTGTGCTGGTGTAGGTTTCTATGGAGGTAGTGGTGGGTTTGGTGGAAGTGGTTTTGGTGGAAGTGGTTTCGGTGGCGGTGGATTTGGCAGCGGTGGATTTGGAGCTGGAGTAGGGGGCTATGGAGCtggaggctttggaggtggaggTTATGGTGGTGGCATGGGAATGGGGAGCTTTGTTGGAGGTGGAAGAGTAGGCCCCATTGTTCCACCTGGAGGCATCCAGCCAGTGACGGTCAACTCCAACCTCCTGTCGCCACTGAATCTTGAGATTGACCCAGAGATCCAGAAAGTGCGTGTGCATGAAAGGGAGCAGATCAAGAGCCTCAACAACAAGTTTGCATCATTCATTGACAAG GTGCGGTTCCTGGAGCAGCAGAACAAGGTTCTTGAGACCAAATGGAATCTTCTGCAGCAACATGGCAGCACGGCCACCAAAATAAACATTGAGCCCATGTTTGATGTTTACATCAACAACCTCAGGAGGCAGCTGGATTCCCTGCTGAACGACCGGGGAAGACTGGACGGAGAGCTGAGAAATGTGCAGGATCTTGTGGAAGATTATCGAAAGAA ATATGAGGATGAAATCAACAAGCGCACAGTGGCTGAAAATGATTTTGTTGGCATCAAGAAG GATGTAGATGGCTGCTTCATGAACAAAGTAGAGCTTCAAGCAAAGTCAGATGGCTTGACAGATGAATTAAACTTCCTGAGAGCCCTCTATGAAGCG GAACTGGCTCAGATCCAAGGGCAGATCAGTGACACCAACGTTGTCCTCCAAATGGACAACAACAGAGACCTGAACCTCAACAGCATCATTGCTGACGTGAAAGCTCAGTATGAAGACATTGCAAACCGGAGTCGGGCTGAGGCTGAAGCTTGGTACCAAGGCAAG TTCCAGGAACTTCAGAGCACAGCCAGCACTCATGGTGATGACTTGAAGAGCACCAGGAATGAGATTGCTGAGCTGAATCGGATTATCCAGAGGCTGAAAGCAGAAATTGAAAATGTGAAGAAGCAG ATTTGCAATATCCAAACAGCTATTGCAGATGCTGAGCAGCGAGGAGAGTTGGCCCTGAAAGATGCCAGGGTGAAACTCACAGAGCTGCAGCATGCCCTGCAATGTGCCAAGGATGAGCTAGCACGTCTGCTGCGAGACTACCAAGAGTTGATGAATGTCAAACTGGCCCTTGATGTTGAAATCGCTACCTACAGGACTCTGCTGGAAGGAGAAGAATGCAG GATGTCTGGGGAACTCAGCGCTCCTGTGAGCATAT CTGTGATTAGCAGCTCTTCTACTGTCGGCGGAAGCGGCTACGGTCTTGGGGGCGGCGGAGGAGGACGAATGAGCAGCGGAGGCCTTAGtctgagtggtggtggtggtggcggcggcagcgGTTATGGTTTTGGAATGGGTGgcggaggtggtggcagtggtgctGGTATCGGCAGTGGTGTTGGTAGTGGGATCACTGCCGGTGGAGGGAGCGGTTACAGTTCTGGAAGTTCACGCAGCTATGGAGGGGGCTTGAGCGTCGGAGGGGGAGGCAGCTCCAGCACAAAATATGTCTCCACAACCTCATCATCGAGCAGGAAAGCAGTTAGATAA